From Qipengyuania soli:
ATTCCTCGCGCAGGTTTTCCATCATCCCGCGTTCGGTATCGGCATCGACCGAGGATGTCGGCTCGTCGAGAATGATGATCGGCGGGCGGCCGACCAGCGCTCGCGCCAGTGCGATCGACTGCTTCTGCCCACCCGAGAGCCCTTCTCCGCGGTCGGCAAGCTCTAGATCGTAGCCCTGTGGCATGCGGCTGATGAACTCGTGTGCACGGCTGATCTTGGCGGCGCGGATCATCTCTTCGTCATCCACGTCCTCGCGGCCGAGAAGGATATTGTCGCGCAGCGTGCCGGTGAGCAGCACATTGTCCTGGAACAGCGCCCCCACGCGCGAGCGGACCGCGGCCGGGGTAAGCTGGCGAATGTCCACGCCATCGACCAGAACGAGACCGCTGGAAGGCGGATAGAGGCCCAGCATGAGGCGCGCGACGGTAGATTTGCCCGACCCGATCGAGCCGATCAGCGCGACATGCTCGCCCGAAGCAATCTGGAAATTCACGTTCGACAGCGCCAGCTCGGGAGCTTCGGGATAGCGGAAGTCGACGTTGCGGAACTCGATCGTGCCAGAAATGCGCGCGACGCCCAGTCCCTTGCCTTCCGGACCCTCAACCGGCTGGCTCATGAAGGAATCGATCTGCTGGTAGGCCGTGCGCGCCGCGTTGAGGCGGGTAAGGAGGTGGGCGATCGTGCCCAGCGGCGCCACCACGCGACCCGACAGGATCGAGCAGGCGATGAGCCCGCCCACCGTCAGGCTCTGGTCGGCAATGGCGAAGACGCCGAAAATGACCACCCCGGTATAGGCCATGGTCTGCGCGGTTCCGGCGATGGTAATTGAGATGGTGGAGGTGACCCGCTGGCGCAGCGATACGGTCGAATGCCGGCCCACGGCATCGTCCCACCGGCGCGAAAGGATATTGCCGGCGTTGGCCGATTTCACGGTCTCGAGACTGCCGACCGTCTCGACCAGCACGGACTGCTTGCCCATGGCCTCGCCCAGCGTCTCGGCCGAAAGCCGG
This genomic window contains:
- a CDS encoding type I secretion system permease/ATPase; protein product: MAFDSIELPKGRFSEWLAAPLRANRPIYVKVALAATLINLFALITALFTMTVYDRVVPNNATDSLIGLTIGLVIILVFDFVLKMLRAYFVDVAGARIDRDIGKQIFDQILHMRMDTRKHSTGGLASLVREIETLRDFFASATMTSIVDLPFILITLTVIALIGGWLVMVPLVMIPLVVLSALATQPMMRRLSAETLGEAMGKQSVLVETVGSLETVKSANAGNILSRRWDDAVGRHSTVSLRQRVTSTISITIAGTAQTMAYTGVVIFGVFAIADQSLTVGGLIACSILSGRVVAPLGTIAHLLTRLNAARTAYQQIDSFMSQPVEGPEGKGLGVARISGTIEFRNVDFRYPEAPELALSNVNFQIASGEHVALIGSIGSGKSTVARLMLGLYPPSSGLVLVDGVDIRQLTPAAVRSRVGALFQDNVLLTGTLRDNILLGREDVDDEEMIRAAKISRAHEFISRMPQGYDLELADRGEGLSGGQKQSIALARALVGRPPIIILDEPTSSVDADTERGMMENLREEFADRTLIIITHRPSLLNMVDRIIMLANGKVVMDGTPNAIRSRVADIRSAMKTNDGRVA